One Echeneis naucrates chromosome 16, fEcheNa1.1, whole genome shotgun sequence DNA window includes the following coding sequences:
- the elapor2a gene encoding UPF0577 protein KIAA1324-like isoform X1 yields the protein MRCPAWFVASCALILCTLRRTGGSREQRQCSETDYYYEYTECDSTGSRWRVAIPQRAGSCTGLPEPVRGTECTFSCKAGEFLEMSAQECTQCAAGSYSLGSGIRFDQWDSMPAGFSSLASPLESSPHGDGRLTCNSSSWVPQGNYLESNRDECTVSLIYAVHLKKQGSVSFDYQYPDNNLLFEFFIQNDQCQEMDQSTDTKWLKLTNHGEWATHTVDLKSGTNILYWRTGGVLMGAKVVKPVLLKNVQIEGVAYTSECFPCKPGTFSRVPGSSTCEACPRDTYSGHGASSCTPCNKTTQYADEGAAMCKQRPPCSKKDYFQIHTACDHEGKTQVIYKWMEPKICLENVAGAETLPPSGEREQCPPCNPGFYNNDTATCSPCPPGTFSDGIKSCAPCPAGTEPTLGYEYKWWNVLPTNMKTSCFNVGNSKCDYMNGWEVAGDHIQSGAGSSDNDYLILNIHVPGFKLPTSMSGHSGTEFGRITFEFETLCTADCELYFMMDVNRKSTTVVESWEKTKVRQTYTHVMKKNASVSYTWAFQRTNQPSDVRRFVNDVARIYSISVSNAVDGVSSECRACALSTQPSSSTCVPCPPGHYIDTETSQCTECPRNTYLVSHDAPGPDACKPCGPASKSDKNHGLCYSDCHFTHTEGNTTLTFDLSLLGPVGSLMNGPSFTSKGTKYFRQFNISLCGGQGRMAVCTDNVTDISITDSLREKGEGANAVKTFICQSTIIPASGHGFHTALSSQSINLADTFLGATVDETLDGIRARLDHYPKAYTKVPDINLYYRSLEATQSCESGRSAVVTLRCNPEKGTEGELSVPSQCPAGTCDGCTFHFLWESSGACPTCTERDYHQIEGACKGGHQDLLYVWTEPKLCMGGVTLPEKKSVLCEGMEFWIRLGAGLGAFTAVLLVSLTCYFWKKNKRLEYKYSRLVMSANKECEMPGADSCAVMEGENEGDIEDEVVYTKPSLLGKLKAIASKGNGEKYENVQLNSSHSKALVWS from the exons ATGCGGTGCCCGGCTTGGTTCGTGGCCAGTTGCGCTCTCATCCTCTGCACGCTCCGGCGGACCGGCGGATCCAGAGAGCAGCGGCAGTGCAGCGAG ACAGACTACTACTATGAGTACACGGAGTGTGACAGTACGGGATCTCGGTGGAGAGTGGCCATCCCTCAGAGAGCTGGGTCCTGTACTGGACTGCCAGAGCCAGTACGTGGCACAGAGTGCA CTTTCTCTTGCAAGGCCGGGGAATTCCTGGAGATGTCAGCTCAGGAGTGTACCCAGTGCGCAGCAGGAAGTTACTCCCTTGGTAGCGGCATCCGCTTCGACCAATGGGATTCCATGCCTGCTGGATTTAGTAGCCTGGCAAGTCCCCTGGAAAGCAGCCCCCATGGCGATGGCAGGCTCACCTGtaacag TTCTTCCTGGGTGCCTCAAGGAAACTACCTGGAGTCCAACAGGGACGAATGCACAGTGTCTCTCATCTACGCCGTCCATCTGAAGAAACAGGGCTCTGTCAGTTTTGATTACCAGTATCCAGACAACAACCTGCTGTTTGAGTTCTTT ATCCAGAATGACCAGTGTCAGGAGATGGATCAGTCAACTGATACCAAGTGGCTCAAGCTCACTAATCATGGTGAATGGGCAACCCATACA GTGGACTTGAAATCTGGCACCAACATCCTGTactggaggacaggaggagtctTGATGGGGGCCAAAGTGGTGAAACCCGTTCTACTGAAAAATGTCCAAATAGAAG GAGTTGCCTATACATCAGAATGTTTTCCATGTAAGCCGGGAACATTTAGTCGAGTCCCAGGCTCCTCCACATGTGAAGCCTGTCCTCGGGACACCTATTCTGGCCACGGTGCCAGCTCCTGCACCCCATGTAACAAAACTACTCAGTATGCAG ACGAGGGAGCAGCTATGTGTAAGCAGAGACCTCCGTGCTCCAAGAAGGACTATTTCCAGATCCATACAGCATGTGATCACGAAGGGAAG ACACAGGTCATATATAAGTGGATGGAGCCTAAGATCTGTCTGGAGAACGTGGCTGGAGCTGAGACTTTGCCTCCAAGTGGAGAGCGAGAGCAGTGCCCCCCTTGTAACCCTGGTTTCTATAACAATGACACAGCCACCTGCTCCCCCTGCCCACCTGGGACGTTCTCTGATGGGATAAAAT CTTGTGCGCCATGTCCAGCAGGCACTGAGCCCACGTTGGGCTACGAGTATAAATGGTGGAATGTTCTTCCTACAAACATGAAGACGTCATGTTTCAATGTGGGCAACTCCAAATGTGATTACATGAATG GCTGGGAGGTGGCAGGTGATCACATCCAGAGTGGAGCAGGAAGCTCAGATAACGACTACCTTATCCTGAACATCCATGTTCCCGGCTTCAA GCTCCCTACATCGATGTCAGGCCACTCGGGGACAGAATTCGGTCGCATCACGTTTGAGTTTGAAACTTTGTGCACAGCTGATTGTGAACTTTACTTCATGATG GATGTAAACAGGAAGAGTACCACAGTTGTGGAGTCGTGGGAGAAAACCAAAGTAAGGCAGACCTACACCCATGTAATGAAAAAGAATGCCTCAGTTTCCTACACATGGGCTTTCCAAAGGACTAACCAGCCTTCAGAT gTGCGTCGGTTCGTTAATGACGTGGCGCGAATCTATTCCATTTCTGTGAGTAATGCTGTGGATGGAGTGTCTTCTGAGTGTCGGGCATGTGCCCTCAGCACCCAACCGTCCAGCTCTACCTGTGTGCCTTGCCCACCTGGACACTACATAGACACGGAGACCAGCCAGTGCACAGAGTGTCCACGCAACACATACCTCGTCTCTCATGACGCACCAGGTCCTGATGCCTGCAAACCCTGTGGACCAGCCAGCAAGAGTGACAAG AACCATGGTTTATGTTACAGTGACTGTCACTTCACCCACACGGAGGGCAACACCACTCTGACTTTTGACCTCAGCCTCCTTGGGCCTGTAGGATCACTGATGAACGGTCCGAGCTTTACCTCGAAAGGAACTAAGTACTTCCGCCAGTTCAATATCAGCTTGTGTGGAGGACAG ggTCGGATGGCAGTATGCACAGACAACGTAACAGACATATCCATCACAGACTccctgagagagaaaggagagggggcCAACGCTGTCAAGACCTTCATCTGCCAGTCAACAATAATCCCGGCTAGTGGACACGGCTTCCACACAGCACTCTCATCACAGTCCATAAACCTGGCGGACACCTTCCTTG GAGCAACAGTAGATGAAACACTTGATGGAATAAGGGCTAGACTAGACCATTATCCCAAGGCCTACACGAAAGTCCCTGATATCAACCTCTACTACAG GTCCTTGGAGGCAACTCAATCTTGTGAATCTGGCCGCAGCGCCGTGGTGACACTTCGCTGTAACCCAGAGAAGGGGACTGAAGGAGAGCTCTCGGTTCCCAG TCAGTGCCCTGCAGGGACATGTGATGGCTGCACTTTCCACTTCTTATGGGAGAGCTCTGGGGCTTGTCCCACATGCACTGAGAGAGACTACCATCAGATAGAGGGCGCCTGCAAGGGAGGACACCAG GATTTGCTGTATGTCTGGACTGAACCCAAGCTGTGCATGGGAGGTGTGACCTTGCCTGAAAAGAAATCTGTGCTATGTGAGGGTATGGAGTTCTGGATACGGCTCGGTGCAGGCCTGGGAGCTTTCACTGCGGTGCTGCTCGTGTCCCTCACCTGCTACTTCTGGAAGAAGAACAAAAG GTTGGAATATAAGTACTCTCGGCTGGTGATGTCTGCCAATAAGGAGTGCGAGATGCCAGGAGCTGACAGCTGTGCTGTGATGGAGGGCGAGAACGAGGGAGATATTGAGGATGAAGTTGTCTACACGAAGCCTTCTTTACTTGGCAAACTGAAAGCCATAGCATCCAAG GGAAACGGAGAGAAGTATGAAAATGTGCAGCTAAACTCATCTCATTCGAAAGCACTGGTGTGGAGCTAG
- the elapor2a gene encoding UPF0577 protein KIAA1324-like isoform X2, with protein MTTSFSCKAGEFLEMSAQECTQCAAGSYSLGSGIRFDQWDSMPAGFSSLASPLESSPHGDGRLTCNSSSWVPQGNYLESNRDECTVSLIYAVHLKKQGSVSFDYQYPDNNLLFEFFIQNDQCQEMDQSTDTKWLKLTNHGEWATHTVDLKSGTNILYWRTGGVLMGAKVVKPVLLKNVQIEGVAYTSECFPCKPGTFSRVPGSSTCEACPRDTYSGHGASSCTPCNKTTQYADEGAAMCKQRPPCSKKDYFQIHTACDHEGKTQVIYKWMEPKICLENVAGAETLPPSGEREQCPPCNPGFYNNDTATCSPCPPGTFSDGIKSCAPCPAGTEPTLGYEYKWWNVLPTNMKTSCFNVGNSKCDYMNGWEVAGDHIQSGAGSSDNDYLILNIHVPGFKLPTSMSGHSGTEFGRITFEFETLCTADCELYFMMDVNRKSTTVVESWEKTKVRQTYTHVMKKNASVSYTWAFQRTNQPSDVRRFVNDVARIYSISVSNAVDGVSSECRACALSTQPSSSTCVPCPPGHYIDTETSQCTECPRNTYLVSHDAPGPDACKPCGPASKSDKNHGLCYSDCHFTHTEGNTTLTFDLSLLGPVGSLMNGPSFTSKGTKYFRQFNISLCGGQGRMAVCTDNVTDISITDSLREKGEGANAVKTFICQSTIIPASGHGFHTALSSQSINLADTFLGATVDETLDGIRARLDHYPKAYTKVPDINLYYRSLEATQSCESGRSAVVTLRCNPEKGTEGELSVPSQCPAGTCDGCTFHFLWESSGACPTCTERDYHQIEGACKGGHQDLLYVWTEPKLCMGGVTLPEKKSVLCEGMEFWIRLGAGLGAFTAVLLVSLTCYFWKKNKRLEYKYSRLVMSANKECEMPGADSCAVMEGENEGDIEDEVVYTKPSLLGKLKAIASKGNGEKYENVQLNSSHSKALVWS; from the exons ATGACTACAT CTTTCTCTTGCAAGGCCGGGGAATTCCTGGAGATGTCAGCTCAGGAGTGTACCCAGTGCGCAGCAGGAAGTTACTCCCTTGGTAGCGGCATCCGCTTCGACCAATGGGATTCCATGCCTGCTGGATTTAGTAGCCTGGCAAGTCCCCTGGAAAGCAGCCCCCATGGCGATGGCAGGCTCACCTGtaacag TTCTTCCTGGGTGCCTCAAGGAAACTACCTGGAGTCCAACAGGGACGAATGCACAGTGTCTCTCATCTACGCCGTCCATCTGAAGAAACAGGGCTCTGTCAGTTTTGATTACCAGTATCCAGACAACAACCTGCTGTTTGAGTTCTTT ATCCAGAATGACCAGTGTCAGGAGATGGATCAGTCAACTGATACCAAGTGGCTCAAGCTCACTAATCATGGTGAATGGGCAACCCATACA GTGGACTTGAAATCTGGCACCAACATCCTGTactggaggacaggaggagtctTGATGGGGGCCAAAGTGGTGAAACCCGTTCTACTGAAAAATGTCCAAATAGAAG GAGTTGCCTATACATCAGAATGTTTTCCATGTAAGCCGGGAACATTTAGTCGAGTCCCAGGCTCCTCCACATGTGAAGCCTGTCCTCGGGACACCTATTCTGGCCACGGTGCCAGCTCCTGCACCCCATGTAACAAAACTACTCAGTATGCAG ACGAGGGAGCAGCTATGTGTAAGCAGAGACCTCCGTGCTCCAAGAAGGACTATTTCCAGATCCATACAGCATGTGATCACGAAGGGAAG ACACAGGTCATATATAAGTGGATGGAGCCTAAGATCTGTCTGGAGAACGTGGCTGGAGCTGAGACTTTGCCTCCAAGTGGAGAGCGAGAGCAGTGCCCCCCTTGTAACCCTGGTTTCTATAACAATGACACAGCCACCTGCTCCCCCTGCCCACCTGGGACGTTCTCTGATGGGATAAAAT CTTGTGCGCCATGTCCAGCAGGCACTGAGCCCACGTTGGGCTACGAGTATAAATGGTGGAATGTTCTTCCTACAAACATGAAGACGTCATGTTTCAATGTGGGCAACTCCAAATGTGATTACATGAATG GCTGGGAGGTGGCAGGTGATCACATCCAGAGTGGAGCAGGAAGCTCAGATAACGACTACCTTATCCTGAACATCCATGTTCCCGGCTTCAA GCTCCCTACATCGATGTCAGGCCACTCGGGGACAGAATTCGGTCGCATCACGTTTGAGTTTGAAACTTTGTGCACAGCTGATTGTGAACTTTACTTCATGATG GATGTAAACAGGAAGAGTACCACAGTTGTGGAGTCGTGGGAGAAAACCAAAGTAAGGCAGACCTACACCCATGTAATGAAAAAGAATGCCTCAGTTTCCTACACATGGGCTTTCCAAAGGACTAACCAGCCTTCAGAT gTGCGTCGGTTCGTTAATGACGTGGCGCGAATCTATTCCATTTCTGTGAGTAATGCTGTGGATGGAGTGTCTTCTGAGTGTCGGGCATGTGCCCTCAGCACCCAACCGTCCAGCTCTACCTGTGTGCCTTGCCCACCTGGACACTACATAGACACGGAGACCAGCCAGTGCACAGAGTGTCCACGCAACACATACCTCGTCTCTCATGACGCACCAGGTCCTGATGCCTGCAAACCCTGTGGACCAGCCAGCAAGAGTGACAAG AACCATGGTTTATGTTACAGTGACTGTCACTTCACCCACACGGAGGGCAACACCACTCTGACTTTTGACCTCAGCCTCCTTGGGCCTGTAGGATCACTGATGAACGGTCCGAGCTTTACCTCGAAAGGAACTAAGTACTTCCGCCAGTTCAATATCAGCTTGTGTGGAGGACAG ggTCGGATGGCAGTATGCACAGACAACGTAACAGACATATCCATCACAGACTccctgagagagaaaggagagggggcCAACGCTGTCAAGACCTTCATCTGCCAGTCAACAATAATCCCGGCTAGTGGACACGGCTTCCACACAGCACTCTCATCACAGTCCATAAACCTGGCGGACACCTTCCTTG GAGCAACAGTAGATGAAACACTTGATGGAATAAGGGCTAGACTAGACCATTATCCCAAGGCCTACACGAAAGTCCCTGATATCAACCTCTACTACAG GTCCTTGGAGGCAACTCAATCTTGTGAATCTGGCCGCAGCGCCGTGGTGACACTTCGCTGTAACCCAGAGAAGGGGACTGAAGGAGAGCTCTCGGTTCCCAG TCAGTGCCCTGCAGGGACATGTGATGGCTGCACTTTCCACTTCTTATGGGAGAGCTCTGGGGCTTGTCCCACATGCACTGAGAGAGACTACCATCAGATAGAGGGCGCCTGCAAGGGAGGACACCAG GATTTGCTGTATGTCTGGACTGAACCCAAGCTGTGCATGGGAGGTGTGACCTTGCCTGAAAAGAAATCTGTGCTATGTGAGGGTATGGAGTTCTGGATACGGCTCGGTGCAGGCCTGGGAGCTTTCACTGCGGTGCTGCTCGTGTCCCTCACCTGCTACTTCTGGAAGAAGAACAAAAG GTTGGAATATAAGTACTCTCGGCTGGTGATGTCTGCCAATAAGGAGTGCGAGATGCCAGGAGCTGACAGCTGTGCTGTGATGGAGGGCGAGAACGAGGGAGATATTGAGGATGAAGTTGTCTACACGAAGCCTTCTTTACTTGGCAAACTGAAAGCCATAGCATCCAAG GGAAACGGAGAGAAGTATGAAAATGTGCAGCTAAACTCATCTCATTCGAAAGCACTGGTGTGGAGCTAG